A genomic segment from Gilvibacter sp. SZ-19 encodes:
- a CDS encoding DegT/DnrJ/EryC1/StrS aminotransferase family protein has product MKKIQMVDLQGQYQEIKEQVDSSILDVVASAAFVNGPEVHSFQKELEDYLSVKHVIPCANGTDALQIAMMGLGLKPGDEVITADFTFAATVEVIALLQLTPVLVDVDPVNFNIDIAAIEAAITPKTKAIVPVHLFGLCANMDEVMDLAKKHELFVIEDNAQGIGANFTAKDGSKIKTGVIGDVGTTSFFPSKNLGCYGDGGAIFTNNDDLAHTIRGIVNHGMYVRYHHDVVGVNSRLDSIQATVLRAKLPHLDRYNNTRRDAARKYTAALQASPHLITPTGKCDTTNSVCDTCDCHVFHQYTLRVTNGKRDALVAHLNEKGIPCGVYYPIPLHRQKAYTDTRYNEADFKVTNQLSDEVISLPMHTELDQEQIDFITTTILEFLEN; this is encoded by the coding sequence ATGAAGAAGATCCAAATGGTAGACCTTCAGGGTCAATATCAAGAAATAAAAGAGCAGGTAGACAGTTCTATCCTTGATGTAGTTGCATCTGCCGCTTTTGTAAATGGCCCGGAAGTACACAGTTTTCAAAAGGAATTAGAGGACTATTTATCGGTTAAACACGTGATTCCTTGTGCAAACGGTACCGATGCGTTGCAAATTGCCATGATGGGCCTTGGTTTAAAGCCAGGAGACGAGGTGATCACTGCCGATTTTACCTTTGCTGCTACAGTTGAGGTGATCGCTCTTTTGCAATTGACACCTGTTTTGGTCGATGTGGATCCTGTTAATTTCAATATAGACATTGCTGCAATTGAGGCTGCCATTACACCAAAGACCAAAGCGATCGTTCCGGTACATTTGTTCGGTCTTTGCGCAAACATGGATGAGGTTATGGACTTGGCCAAAAAGCATGAGCTTTTTGTTATAGAAGACAATGCCCAAGGTATTGGTGCGAATTTTACTGCAAAGGACGGCTCCAAAATTAAAACCGGGGTGATCGGAGATGTAGGGACAACCTCATTCTTTCCGTCCAAGAACTTAGGCTGCTATGGTGATGGGGGAGCGATCTTTACCAACAACGACGACTTGGCTCACACCATTCGAGGGATTGTAAATCACGGGATGTATGTGCGATATCATCACGATGTGGTTGGGGTAAATAGCCGCTTGGATTCTATCCAAGCTACGGTGCTTCGTGCTAAGCTGCCGCATCTAGATCGCTACAACAACACCCGCAGAGATGCTGCTAGAAAATATACTGCTGCGCTCCAGGCGAGTCCGCATTTGATCACTCCTACCGGAAAGTGCGATACCACTAATAGCGTTTGTGATACTTGTGATTGTCATGTTTTCCACCAATACACCTTGCGAGTTACAAACGGTAAACGCGATGCTTTGGTGGCTCATTTGAACGAAAAAGGAATTCCTTGCGGGGTGTATTACCCAATTCCCTTGCACAGGCAAAAGGCATATACCGATACCCGTTACAACGAAGCTGACTTTAAAGTGACCAATCAGTTGAGTGACGAGGTGATCTCATTGCCCATGCACACGGAGTTGGATCAGGAGCAGATCGATTTTATCACTACAACTATTCTTGAATTTTTAGAAAACTAA
- a CDS encoding fructosamine kinase family protein has product MFDSELQKRIAELTGPIQNYAPLSGGDIHLTLKLDTPSGPWVVKVANDPLKVESLIAEHKGLVHLTQSETFAIPELLGLIQTSAETALVMRFVAQRTPDLNFWENFAEKLISLHSKSQPKFGLDHDNFIGALPQHNQLQNCALDFYINNRLEPQFTLAAASGYTLKREAFYKRLEELIPTQRPALTHGDLWNGNYLSGVSGPVLIDPAISYGIAMMDLAMMDLFGGFDETVFTLYGSAVDLDPNWRSSLDIYQLYYLLVHLNLFGSSYLASVNRILNKYS; this is encoded by the coding sequence ATGTTTGACTCAGAGCTTCAAAAGCGCATAGCGGAGCTCACCGGCCCTATTCAGAACTACGCCCCACTTTCTGGGGGTGACATTCACTTGACCCTTAAATTAGATACTCCAAGCGGCCCTTGGGTAGTCAAAGTTGCGAATGATCCGCTTAAGGTAGAATCCTTGATCGCCGAACACAAGGGTTTAGTGCATTTAACTCAAAGCGAAACATTCGCTATTCCGGAGTTGCTTGGACTAATTCAAACCTCCGCAGAAACAGCTTTGGTCATGCGTTTTGTAGCCCAAAGAACTCCAGACCTCAATTTTTGGGAGAATTTTGCAGAGAAACTCATCAGCTTACACAGCAAGAGTCAGCCAAAATTCGGCTTAGATCACGACAATTTTATAGGAGCCCTCCCGCAACACAACCAGCTTCAAAATTGCGCTCTAGACTTTTATATAAACAATAGACTAGAACCTCAGTTTACCTTGGCTGCAGCCAGCGGCTATACCTTAAAGCGAGAAGCATTCTACAAGCGGCTAGAAGAACTGATCCCCACGCAAAGACCCGCACTGACCCACGGCGACCTTTGGAATGGAAATTATCTCTCTGGAGTATCTGGACCGGTCTTAATAGACCCTGCAATTTCTTATGGTATTGCTATGATGGATCTTGCTATGATGGACCTTTTTGGTGGGTTTGATGAGACTGTTTTCACACTTTATGGCAGCGCTGTAGATTTGGATCCCAACTGGCGATCTAGCTTGGACATTTACCAGCTCTATTATCTGCTTGTACATCTCAATCTCTTTGGAAGCAGTTATTTAGCCAGTGTAAATAGGATACTGAACAAATACAGCTAA
- the fabD gene encoding ACP S-malonyltransferase has product MKAYLFPGQGAQFTGMGQDLYESSSEAKALFEAANEQLGFSITDIMFTGDAEALKQTKVTQPAIFLHSVILAKVMGSDFAPDMVAGHSLGELSALTASGALNFADGLALVSKRALAMQAACELQPSTMAAVLGLEDAVVEKICEETAGIVVAANYNCPGQLVISGEVPAVEAACESLKEAGARRALMLPVGGAFHSPLMEPAREELAKAIEGTAFSAPICPIYQNVTAAAVTDPEAIKANLIKQLTASVRWTQSMQQMIADGAETFIEVGPGNVLQGLIKKIDRSKETQKAEIA; this is encoded by the coding sequence ATGAAGGCATATTTATTTCCAGGACAAGGGGCTCAATTCACAGGAATGGGACAAGACCTTTACGAATCATCCTCAGAAGCTAAAGCGCTATTTGAAGCGGCAAACGAGCAATTAGGTTTTTCAATTACTGACATTATGTTCACCGGTGATGCCGAGGCCTTAAAGCAAACCAAAGTAACACAGCCGGCAATTTTCTTGCACTCGGTGATTTTAGCTAAGGTTATGGGTAGCGATTTTGCTCCGGATATGGTGGCAGGGCATTCCTTGGGAGAACTATCTGCCTTGACCGCTAGTGGCGCTTTGAATTTTGCTGATGGATTGGCTCTAGTCTCTAAACGTGCCTTGGCCATGCAAGCAGCCTGCGAACTACAACCCTCTACCATGGCCGCAGTACTTGGTTTAGAAGATGCCGTAGTGGAAAAAATTTGCGAAGAAACAGCGGGAATCGTTGTAGCTGCAAACTACAACTGCCCAGGGCAGTTGGTTATTTCAGGAGAAGTACCTGCTGTTGAAGCTGCCTGCGAAAGCCTAAAAGAGGCCGGTGCTCGCCGCGCTCTTATGCTTCCGGTTGGAGGTGCTTTTCACTCTCCGTTAATGGAGCCAGCACGAGAAGAACTAGCCAAAGCTATAGAAGGAACTGCTTTCTCAGCACCGATTTGTCCTATCTATCAAAACGTGACAGCCGCAGCTGTGACCGATCCAGAGGCCATTAAAGCCAATCTGATAAAACAGCTAACCGCATCTGTAAGATGGACACAAAGCATGCAACAAATGATTGCTGATGGTGCTGAAACCTTTATTGAAGTTGGACCTGGAAATGTATTACAAGGTCTGATCAAGAAAATTGATCGCTCTAAAGAGACTCAAAAAGCCGAGATCGCTTAA
- a CDS encoding dihydrofolate reductase has protein sequence MFSKSSKKPQIDQEQKAQFEYAAKRIRQKKRLYAHFVVFLIGSLLMVILNKGLGYGEEFMADWFIWVILVWFCLLLYHTFTVFITSKFMGKDWESKQLEKLKAKQEAKIAELEASIQTGAPSPDKAGRNNTLTMIAAAGANNELGKDNDLVWHLPVDFKRFKALTTGHHIIMGRKTFETFPKLLPNRIHVVITRNPEYKNPNCIVVNSLEEALEVSAHDANPFIIGGGEIYKQALAHADKIELTRVHGAFEADTFFPDIDDRIWKLVNSEKHPKDEKHAYEFVFETYLRK, from the coding sequence ATGTTTTCAAAATCAAGTAAAAAACCACAGATAGATCAGGAGCAAAAGGCGCAGTTCGAATACGCAGCCAAACGTATTCGACAGAAAAAAAGACTATACGCGCACTTTGTGGTCTTTTTAATCGGTTCGCTCTTGATGGTAATTCTCAATAAAGGCCTGGGTTATGGCGAAGAGTTTATGGCAGATTGGTTTATCTGGGTAATACTGGTTTGGTTCTGCTTACTACTGTACCACACCTTCACGGTTTTTATCACCTCCAAGTTCATGGGCAAAGATTGGGAATCCAAGCAATTGGAAAAACTCAAGGCCAAGCAAGAAGCCAAAATTGCCGAATTGGAAGCATCTATACAAACTGGCGCCCCGAGCCCAGACAAAGCAGGGCGAAACAATACCCTCACCATGATCGCCGCAGCGGGTGCCAATAATGAATTGGGAAAAGACAATGACCTGGTATGGCATTTACCCGTAGATTTTAAGCGTTTTAAGGCACTCACCACTGGCCACCACATCATAATGGGGCGCAAGACATTTGAAACCTTTCCGAAACTGCTCCCAAATAGAATTCATGTGGTCATCACCAGAAACCCCGAATACAAGAATCCGAATTGTATCGTAGTAAATTCTCTAGAAGAGGCTCTTGAGGTTTCTGCTCACGATGCCAACCCTTTTATCATTGGCGGCGGAGAGATCTACAAACAAGCCTTAGCCCATGCAGACAAGATAGAACTCACGCGAGTCCACGGAGCGTTTGAGGCGGATACCTTTTTCCCAGATATCGACGACCGTATCTGGAAGTTGGTCAATTCAGAAAAACATCCAAAGGACGAAAAACACGCCTACGAATTCGTCTTTGAAACCTATTTGAGAAAATAA
- a CDS encoding thymidylate synthase has protein sequence MKQYHDLVRHVMQEGVLKTDRTGTGTKSVFGYQMRFDLSEGFPMVTTKKLHLKSIIYELLWFLKGDTNIDYLKENGVRIWNEWADENGDLGPVYGHQWRNWNSDGIDQITAVIEGLKTNPDSRRMLVSAWNPSVLPDTSVSFAENVANGKAALPPCHAFFQFYVADGKLSCQLYQRSADIFLGVPFNIASYALLTMMVAQVCGYEAGDFVHTFGDAHIYSNHFEQLELQLSRDIRPLPKMIINPEVKNIFDFKFEDFTLVDYNPHPHIKGAVAV, from the coding sequence ATGAAGCAATATCACGACTTGGTACGCCACGTAATGCAAGAAGGTGTACTCAAAACAGACAGAACCGGCACCGGTACAAAAAGTGTATTTGGATATCAAATGCGATTCGATCTGAGTGAAGGATTCCCCATGGTTACCACCAAGAAGCTTCATTTAAAATCTATTATTTACGAACTGCTTTGGTTCTTAAAAGGAGACACCAATATCGACTACCTCAAAGAGAATGGAGTTCGTATTTGGAATGAATGGGCAGATGAAAACGGCGACTTGGGCCCTGTTTATGGACACCAATGGCGCAATTGGAACTCCGACGGAATCGATCAGATCACTGCTGTAATTGAGGGCCTTAAAACCAATCCTGATAGCCGTAGAATGTTGGTTAGCGCTTGGAATCCAAGCGTATTGCCAGATACTTCGGTAAGCTTTGCCGAAAACGTTGCCAACGGCAAGGCCGCATTACCACCATGTCATGCGTTCTTCCAATTCTATGTTGCAGACGGTAAGTTGTCTTGCCAATTGTATCAAAGATCTGCAGACATCTTTTTGGGTGTTCCATTCAATATTGCTTCTTATGCCCTACTGACTATGATGGTAGCCCAGGTTTGCGGTTATGAAGCTGGCGACTTTGTACACACTTTTGGCGATGCGCACATATACAGCAATCACTTTGAGCAGCTAGAGCTTCAACTCTCGCGAGATATTCGCCCACTGCCTAAGATGATCATCAATCCAGAGGTGAAGAATATTTTTGACTTTAAGTTCGAAGACTTTACCTTAGTGGATTATAATCCGCATCCCCATATCAAAGGTGCCGTTGCGGTATAA
- a CDS encoding 3-deoxy-D-manno-octulosonic acid transferase has translation MRSLYNFLTHLGSPVLGVLGMFSPKMKAFVDGRKGLFEKLEQQMAGKQNVIWMHCASLGEYEQGLPVLEELAKKYPTANLVVSFFSPSGYEIKHKSAKADVVTYLPLDTKANAKRFLDLVNPKLAIFVKYEVWPNFFFELQERQIPNLMISALFRKDQAFFKPTGSLLFKALQTVDWIFVQNRSSLQLLNSHGFENSSRSGDTRFDRVSHQIEQDNKLDFMEQFCSGQTTFVIGSSWPEDEAVFLDFLNSEAAKQLKTVVAPHSMNPKGIERLAVALGDKAVRFTKAEAQDLQKAKILILDTVGYLTKVYYYADIAYVGGAMGNTGLHNILEPATFGVPIVIGKNFADFPEAVKLLDLAGLYAVDSAAGFTEIMTKMLADEKFRSQTGMICEHYINSNTGATAKIMDKIQELYGDRLV, from the coding sequence ATGAGATCCTTATACAATTTTTTAACGCACTTAGGCAGCCCAGTGCTGGGTGTCTTGGGTATGTTCAGCCCAAAGATGAAGGCCTTTGTGGACGGCAGAAAAGGACTTTTTGAAAAGCTGGAGCAACAAATGGCCGGAAAACAAAATGTGATCTGGATGCATTGTGCTTCTTTAGGCGAATACGAACAAGGGCTGCCAGTTCTAGAAGAATTGGCAAAAAAATATCCCACTGCCAATCTGGTAGTGAGTTTTTTTTCGCCTTCTGGTTATGAGATAAAACACAAATCGGCCAAAGCCGATGTGGTGACCTATTTACCTTTGGACACCAAAGCCAATGCAAAACGTTTTTTAGATCTGGTCAACCCAAAACTCGCCATATTCGTTAAGTACGAGGTCTGGCCAAATTTCTTTTTTGAATTGCAAGAGCGGCAAATTCCAAACCTAATGATCTCTGCTTTGTTCAGGAAGGATCAGGCATTTTTCAAACCTACAGGAAGCTTATTATTCAAAGCACTACAAACTGTTGATTGGATCTTTGTGCAGAATAGATCGTCCTTGCAACTGTTAAACAGTCACGGATTTGAGAATTCGAGTCGAAGTGGTGATACACGCTTTGATCGCGTTTCGCATCAGATAGAACAAGACAACAAATTGGACTTTATGGAGCAATTTTGCTCCGGACAGACCACCTTTGTTATTGGCAGCAGTTGGCCAGAGGACGAAGCGGTTTTTCTCGACTTTTTAAATTCCGAAGCTGCAAAGCAACTCAAAACGGTAGTAGCTCCTCACTCGATGAATCCCAAGGGCATTGAGCGTCTGGCAGTCGCTCTGGGTGATAAGGCCGTTCGCTTTACAAAGGCCGAAGCACAGGACTTACAAAAAGCAAAAATTTTGATCTTAGACACTGTGGGCTACCTGACCAAGGTGTATTATTATGCAGACATTGCCTATGTGGGCGGAGCCATGGGAAACACGGGGCTTCACAATATTTTAGAGCCCGCAACTTTCGGGGTGCCAATTGTAATTGGTAAGAACTTTGCAGATTTTCCAGAGGCGGTTAAACTATTAGATCTAGCTGGGCTATATGCCGTAGATTCGGCTGCAGGCTTTACCGAGATCATGACCAAAATGTTGGCAGATGAGAAGTTTAGATCTCAGACCGGAATGATCTGTGAACACTACATCAATAGCAACACAGGAGCAACAGCCAAGATCATGGACAAGATCCAGGAACTATACGGTGACCGCCTGGTTTAA
- a CDS encoding aminotransferase class V-fold PLP-dependent enzyme, giving the protein MIDLENEFPPLNDFTYLNTASSGLIPKSVIAWRHQHDEDFLLNASLFRDDHKILIEQIRQSVSDYFKASMDDIALIPNFTFGFNTLLDGFDPKMEFLMLKGDYPSLNWPVERREFKHRYVPIDQNLEQNIRQAFEQKRPDVFAFSLIQYISGICLSFDFLADLKQAYPSTLFVADCTQFLGTEPLDFKASPLDVVIGSCYKWMLSGYGNGLLFVKDTAKAKLYPKVIGFNSTEYKSFEREDAPFNRLFEPGHHDTLNHGSVAEAIAFVNSLGAENCFNALNAIKKNAMEAFVNRGLIDDFIATREEHSSIFNLKLSSADYYNLREAGVISSLRGDGVRVSFHFYNSTRDLDRLLQLLDAR; this is encoded by the coding sequence ATGATAGATCTTGAGAATGAATTTCCGCCTTTAAATGATTTTACCTACCTCAATACAGCTTCATCTGGCTTAATTCCTAAGTCGGTTATTGCTTGGCGACACCAGCACGATGAAGATTTCTTGCTAAATGCCAGCTTGTTTAGAGACGATCACAAAATACTGATCGAGCAAATTCGGCAATCGGTAAGTGATTATTTCAAGGCCTCTATGGATGACATTGCTTTGATCCCGAATTTTACCTTTGGTTTCAATACGCTCTTAGATGGCTTTGACCCAAAGATGGAGTTCCTTATGCTTAAAGGAGATTATCCCTCCCTGAATTGGCCAGTGGAGCGGCGCGAGTTTAAGCATCGCTATGTGCCCATTGACCAGAACTTAGAGCAAAATATTAGGCAAGCTTTTGAGCAGAAACGGCCAGATGTCTTTGCTTTTTCTCTGATCCAATATATAAGTGGTATATGTTTGAGTTTTGATTTTCTTGCGGATTTAAAACAGGCTTACCCCAGTACTTTATTTGTTGCAGACTGTACGCAATTCTTGGGGACAGAGCCGCTGGACTTTAAAGCCTCGCCATTAGATGTGGTTATTGGGAGTTGTTACAAATGGATGCTTTCTGGCTATGGCAATGGTTTGTTGTTTGTCAAGGACACTGCCAAGGCCAAACTTTACCCAAAAGTGATCGGTTTCAATTCTACGGAGTACAAAAGCTTTGAGAGAGAAGATGCTCCCTTCAATCGTCTCTTTGAACCGGGCCACCACGATACATTAAATCATGGAAGTGTTGCGGAGGCTATTGCTTTTGTAAACAGCTTAGGGGCAGAAAACTGTTTTAATGCCCTAAATGCGATTAAGAAAAATGCGATGGAAGCCTTTGTGAATCGTGGGCTGATAGATGACTTTATTGCTACTCGAGAAGAGCATTCCTCTATTTTTAATTTAAAATTAAGCAGTGCGGATTATTACAATTTGCGAGAGGCGGGTGTGATAAGTTCTCTGCGAGGTGATGGGGTACGGGTGAGTTTCCATTTTTACAACAGCACTAGAGACCTAGACCGATTGCTGCAACTCTTGGATGCCCGTTAG
- a CDS encoding DUF427 domain-containing protein, which translates to MKAIWNDQIIAESDQTVVVEGNHYFPPTSIAKSFFKASNTHTTCPWKGEASYYTLSVNGKENPDAAWFYPNPKAAAAEIKDHVAFWKGVSITD; encoded by the coding sequence GTGAAAGCCATTTGGAACGATCAAATAATTGCAGAAAGCGACCAGACCGTGGTGGTAGAAGGCAATCATTATTTTCCTCCTACTTCTATTGCGAAAAGCTTTTTTAAAGCAAGTAACACGCACACCACTTGCCCGTGGAAAGGTGAAGCCAGCTACTACACTTTAAGCGTTAACGGCAAGGAAAATCCAGATGCAGCTTGGTTTTATCCAAACCCAAAAGCTGCAGCTGCAGAGATCAAAGATCATGTGGCATTTTGGAAAGGTGTTTCAATTACCGACTAA
- a CDS encoding energy transducer TonB translates to MTKKLLFTLALVFTVSLTVAQEEWGDVDKNKVTMRELPPVWPGCEASSGDPTAMNKCFTTMLSKHIAKNFKYPAEAYKNNDQGRVIVDFVINTEGKVEIVSTSGGSEALQAEARRNILQIPQMKPGMLAGKPKAISYKVPFTFKTGK, encoded by the coding sequence ATGACAAAAAAATTGCTCTTTACCCTTGCATTGGTTTTTACCGTAAGTCTCACTGTTGCCCAAGAAGAATGGGGAGATGTAGACAAGAATAAAGTAACAATGCGAGAATTGCCTCCTGTATGGCCCGGATGCGAAGCCTCTTCTGGTGATCCTACGGCCATGAACAAGTGTTTTACAACCATGCTTTCAAAGCATATAGCCAAGAACTTCAAATATCCTGCAGAAGCCTATAAGAACAATGACCAAGGTCGTGTGATCGTAGACTTCGTGATCAACACAGAAGGAAAAGTAGAGATCGTCTCTACAAGTGGTGGTAGCGAGGCACTTCAAGCAGAAGCGCGTAGAAACATCCTCCAAATCCCTCAGATGAAACCGGGAATGCTCGCAGGAAAGCCAAAAGCAATAAGTTATAAGGTGCCCTTTACTTTTAAAACGGGCAAATAA
- a CDS encoding NupC/NupG family nucleoside CNT transporter → MIKKITLLFLGLMAITHAFAQESETGSWQFEAIENAAGETLFTIDKALDSLVLDNNRFHYSLLAKDTLVASGDYTRQNDLLIFFYEQPTDTVRRYRLETLNDTLMRFTEHGVRYSFTKELPQQETESLALDIDEGVGFSLNSLWRGALGMFFLLSICYLLSSNRSQINWRLVLSGLSLQLIFAVLVLKVDAVANAFDWLSAKVVQFLNFSEAGAEFLFGGLVSDTTTFGYIFAFKVLPTIVFFSAFTSLLYYLGVLQRLVKGFAWVMSKTMRLSGAESLAAAANIFIGQTEAPLVVKPYLDKMTKSEMLCLMVGGMTTIAGGVLAAYIAFLGGESDAEKAIFAKHLLTASIMSAPAAIIIAKMLYPETEEVNRKLDISKDKIGSNVLDAISRGTTEGLKLAVNVGAMLLVFTAVMAVFNWITMDLIGGPTGLNDTIVASTDGRYDGLSMQFLLGNVFAPVAWVIGVPAEDMVTVGQLLGEKTILNEFFAYASLSELKTSGALSNYRSIVIATYALCGFANFASIGIQIGGIGVLAPSQRKTLAAFGIKALIGGTVAALLTATIAGMLIG, encoded by the coding sequence ATGATCAAAAAAATTACCCTGCTGTTTTTGGGCCTAATGGCGATTACTCATGCTTTTGCACAAGAGTCGGAAACAGGCAGCTGGCAGTTCGAAGCCATTGAGAACGCGGCAGGCGAAACCCTCTTCACTATTGATAAGGCATTAGATAGTCTTGTACTTGACAACAACAGGTTTCATTACAGCTTACTGGCAAAAGACACTTTAGTAGCCAGTGGGGATTACACCAGACAGAACGACCTGCTTATCTTCTTTTACGAGCAACCAACAGATACGGTGCGTCGTTACAGATTAGAAACGCTAAACGACACACTGATGCGATTCACAGAGCATGGGGTGCGTTACAGTTTTACCAAAGAACTACCTCAACAAGAGACCGAATCTCTTGCCCTAGACATAGACGAGGGTGTTGGGTTTAGCCTGAACAGCTTATGGCGTGGAGCCTTAGGGATGTTCTTTTTGCTGAGCATTTGCTATTTACTTTCCAGTAATCGCAGTCAGATCAACTGGCGCTTGGTATTAAGTGGACTCAGCTTGCAACTGATCTTTGCCGTCTTGGTTCTTAAGGTAGATGCGGTGGCCAATGCTTTTGATTGGCTTTCCGCTAAGGTGGTGCAGTTCTTGAATTTTAGTGAAGCTGGGGCCGAATTTCTCTTCGGAGGACTGGTGAGCGATACTACCACTTTTGGTTACATTTTTGCCTTTAAAGTATTACCGACCATAGTTTTCTTTTCTGCCTTTACCTCCTTACTCTATTATTTGGGTGTGTTACAACGCTTGGTAAAGGGATTTGCATGGGTTATGAGCAAGACAATGCGCCTTTCCGGGGCAGAGAGTTTAGCGGCAGCCGCAAATATATTTATTGGACAAACAGAGGCTCCGCTTGTTGTTAAGCCATATTTGGATAAAATGACCAAGTCCGAAATGCTCTGTCTCATGGTAGGTGGTATGACAACCATTGCCGGCGGTGTACTCGCAGCTTATATTGCCTTTTTAGGAGGAGAGAGCGATGCAGAAAAAGCAATTTTTGCCAAGCACCTTTTAACAGCCTCTATCATGTCTGCTCCTGCGGCGATCATCATTGCAAAAATGTTGTATCCCGAGACAGAAGAAGTGAATCGCAAACTGGATATCTCCAAAGATAAGATTGGTAGTAATGTACTGGATGCCATTAGTAGAGGTACAACAGAAGGGCTCAAACTCGCCGTTAACGTTGGTGCCATGTTGTTGGTATTTACCGCAGTGATGGCTGTTTTCAATTGGATCACTATGGATCTTATTGGCGGCCCAACAGGCCTGAACGACACCATTGTTGCGAGCACAGACGGACGTTATGACGGCCTTTCTATGCAGTTCTTACTCGGAAATGTATTTGCTCCTGTTGCTTGGGTAATTGGTGTTCCTGCGGAGGATATGGTCACCGTTGGCCAACTCTTAGGAGAGAAGACCATATTGAACGAATTCTTTGCCTACGCATCTTTAAGTGAACTCAAAACATCCGGAGCACTGTCCAACTACCGCTCTATTGTTATTGCAACTTACGCGCTCTGCGGATTTGCCAATTTTGCCTCTATTGGAATCCAAATTGGGGGCATTGGTGTATTGGCACCTTCACAACGCAAAACCCTTGCGGCCTTTGGAATAAAAGCGCTTATTGGCGGTACAGTTGCCGCCTTACTTACCGCTACCATTGCGGGAATGTTGATCGGTTAA
- the galE gene encoding UDP-glucose 4-epimerase GalE translates to MSGKKILVTGGLGYIGSHTVVCLQEAGFEVLVVDDCSNSSEKVLDGIAAISGKKPHFTNLDLRDKEATVAYFESHSNIDGVIHFAASKAVSESVADPLKYYENNIAGLVYVLQACVKHQIYNFIFSSSCTVYGEPDSLPIDESAPVKPATSPYGNTKQVGEEIILESCKAYGLHAISLRYFNPIGAHDSAEIGELPLGVPQNLVPFITQTAAGIRKELQVFGDDYPTPDGSCIRDYIHVVDIAEAHMVALYRLLEQKNHSDYEVFNLGTGAGSSVFDIIKTFEKVSGQALPHKVSDRRAGDIISVYADTKKANEVLGWKARFNNEDALGSAWKWEQKIRSKS, encoded by the coding sequence ATGTCTGGAAAAAAGATACTCGTTACAGGAGGTTTAGGTTATATCGGTTCTCATACCGTTGTCTGTTTACAAGAAGCCGGCTTTGAGGTTTTGGTCGTAGACGATTGTTCTAACAGTTCTGAGAAAGTGTTAGATGGGATAGCCGCAATTAGTGGTAAAAAACCACATTTTACCAATCTAGATCTTCGCGATAAAGAGGCTACGGTCGCTTATTTTGAAAGCCATTCCAATATTGATGGAGTAATTCATTTTGCTGCATCCAAAGCTGTTAGCGAGAGTGTGGCCGACCCCTTAAAATATTATGAGAATAATATTGCAGGTTTGGTTTATGTGCTTCAGGCCTGCGTGAAGCACCAGATCTACAATTTTATCTTTAGCAGTTCCTGTACTGTATACGGAGAGCCCGATTCCTTGCCAATAGATGAATCTGCTCCTGTTAAACCGGCTACTTCGCCTTATGGCAATACCAAACAAGTGGGAGAAGAAATCATTCTTGAGAGTTGTAAGGCCTATGGGTTGCACGCGATTTCATTGCGTTATTTTAATCCTATTGGGGCTCATGATTCTGCCGAAATTGGAGAATTACCCTTGGGAGTCCCGCAAAACCTCGTGCCTTTTATTACCCAAACTGCGGCTGGTATAAGAAAGGAACTTCAAGTCTTTGGCGACGATTACCCTACGCCAGACGGCAGCTGTATTAGAGATTATATTCATGTAGTGGATATTGCAGAGGCACATATGGTGGCATTGTATCGTTTGCTTGAGCAAAAGAACCACTCAGACTACGAGGTCTTTAATCTGGGGACCGGCGCCGGAAGCTCTGTTTTTGATATCATCAAAACCTTTGAAAAGGTAAGTGGGCAAGCATTACCACATAAGGTTTCCGACAGACGAGCAGGAGACATTATTTCTGTCTATGCCGACACCAAAAAGGCCAATGAAGTTTTGGGCTGGAAGGCTCGATTCAACAATGAAGATGCCTTGGGTTCCGCTTGGAAATGGGAACAAAAAATTCGTTCTAAGTCTTAA